In a genomic window of Amblyomma americanum isolate KBUSLIRL-KWMA chromosome 4, ASM5285725v1, whole genome shotgun sequence:
- the LOC144128250 gene encoding uncharacterized protein LOC144128250, producing the protein MGDAADARRARAREARRLRRQDPAVLAAEREADRRRNKTEERRASRALQQRERRRRQRLENGPFRTAVSDEVRARRAALERARRKRQREAVAQAPDPADGLTRQLLSSANILSPNQAKHATVAAGSSSQNSGGSRQHGQGFLEGRNHGVVIGTCGVCGSSITSLPVPGVSVQTEAKHEVTQTAALTCARGTQTRNR; encoded by the exons ATGGGCGATGCGGCGGATGCTCGCCGTGCTCGTGCTCGCGAGGCACGACGTCTGCGTAGACAAGACCCGGCTGTGCTCGCCGCTGAGCGAGAAGCCGATCGGCGGCGTAACAAGACCGAGGAACGGCGAGCATCGAGGGCCTTGCAGCAGCGAGAGCGGCGCCGACGACAGCGTTTAGAGAACGGACCTTTCAGAACCGCCGTCTCGGACGAGGTTCGAGCCAGGAGGGCTGCGCTGGAGCGAGCGCGCAGGAAGCGTCAGCGCGAAGCCGTCGCCCAGGCGCCGGATCCCGCCGATGGTTTAACTAGGCAGTTGCTTAGTTCAGCCAATATCTTATCGCCGAATCAG GCCAAGCATGCGACAGTGGCTGCTGGGTCATCTTCTCAGAATTCTGGTGGCAGCAGGCAGCACGGCCAAGGCTTCTTGGAAGGCAGAAATCATGGGGTAGTAATAGGCACCTGTGGTGTTTGTGGCAGTTCCATAACCTCTCTTCCTGTACCTGGAGTGAGCGTGCAGACAGAAGCAAAGCATGAAG TAACACAGACAGCAGCACTTACGTGTGCTAGGGGGACTCAGACACGCAACCGGTAG